The following coding sequences lie in one Nakaseomyces glabratus chromosome K, complete sequence genomic window:
- the FES1 gene encoding Hsp70 nucleotide exchange factor FES1 (CAGL0K12144g~Putative Hsp70p nucleotide exchange factor; protein abundance decreased in ace2 mutant cells), which translates to MEKLLHWSIANAQGDKEAIEKAGAPDPKLLEQLFGGGGPDDPTLMKEAMAVIMNPEADLENKLIAYDNFEMLIENLDNANNIENMKLWEPILKTLEDNEADLRASGLSVIGTAVQNNTDSQTNFLKYEGGLKILIAIAKSSEEPSDVRIKAFYALSNLLRNHIEAGKKFQALGGLDVFPVALNDPKATPKLKMRAISALSAFLSSSKIDEQLLDTLRKDGVLVSVIENLGTDNVNVIDRVLSVLSHLISSGIKFNDSELEMLQKEFEKIDSLKDRLNEDDYLAVKYVFSKK; encoded by the coding sequence ATGGAAAAGCTATTGCACTGGTCTATTGCTAATGCGCAAGGTGATAAAGAAGCCATAGAGAAAGCAGGCGCTCCTGATCCAAAGTTACTAGAGCAATTatttggtggtggtggCCCTGATGATCCAACCTTGATGAAGGAAGCTATGGCTGTTATAATGAATCCAGAGGCTGATCTGGAGAACAAGTTGATAGCTtatgataattttgaaatgcTAATTGAAAACTTGGATAATGCAAATAACATAGAAAATATGAAACTGTGGGAACCCATACTAAAGACTTTGGAAGATAATGAAGCTGATTTGCGTGCCAGTGGTCTTTCTGTCATAGGAACAGCAgttcaaaataatactgATTCCCAAactaattttttaaaatatgaAGGTGGATTGAAAATACTTATTGCTATTGCAAAGAGTTCCGAAGAGCCAAGCGACGTTAGGATAAAAGCATTTTATGCCTTATCCAACCTTCTACGGAATCATATAGAGGCAGGTAAGAAATTTCAAGCTTTAGGTGGTCTAGACGTTTTTCCAGTTGCACTAAATGATCCAAAGGCCACTCCAAAGCTGAAAATGAGAGCTATATCTGCTCTCAGTGCATTTCTATCTTCGTCAAAGATTGATGAACAACTATTAGATACACTAAGAAAAGATGGTGTCCTTGTATCTGTGATAGAAAACCTAGGTACGGACAATGTAAATGTCATTGATAGAGTACTATCGGTTCTTTCTCATTTGATATCGTCTGGtataaaatttaatgaCAGTGAACTTGAGATGCTGcaaaaagaatttgaaaagattgaCTCTTTAAAGGACAGActaaatgaagatgattaTTTGGCGGTAAAGTATGTAttttccaaaaaataa
- the EXO84 gene encoding exocyst subunit EXO84 (CAGL0K12166g~Ortholog(s) have role in Golgi to plasma membrane transport, exocyst assembly, exocyst localization, spliceosomal complex assembly), with translation MVDFSLRKTRNYWKGSNSSSKQNSEVSLKNAEKKKPVTNPYANLTVPNAANLPTLDAKERNKAASSMQRRLSIHTANYTAPNLDYSMPLPSSNLIDQAMGDEQPTGKVPAINVDDEYGQRNGHSRSATPTDNETSRRPETLRPPELNRKRLGGSGSSAPSGSSRMTMVAPLNPLSPYANLFHPASLRKILSDPQFSAKKFIHERLSEASAVDIDLFTSNLTELSTDVQEEVKRNIYKSYNEIITVNNDLHEASAELKQLRSSISELTKVTDQFVTVAKSRIQMDEQQKMLHTQRPSSPQKTQSSSLLPPVSSDINGTNPKRDRTSVMILEKMWDTQLATLYKNVEGAQKHLGPASNRHLLIESSDWTELNISTQKPLQTVQLYILNDAVLVAGKTKNKQHELIVSQCCPIRDVTISTDREYRTKLMFNFGNSNTCLYETRDINECMRVLDAFRKAKDDLRDITENEKENSKRIKESLVYLQNTQQTPGREGSKSPAKRRSMGLSPSSASRPLSASMDQFILQNLSISVHSRSKSHDWSSLSHKFKLVDNLIEEVDIDLARLKFDSAVNTLLEAESQLATMKDPTKEEDAIILNVLTLKLDQRRDDILTKVTQRNLFINEIAHLREGVKTLIRLGLPEAGLDLLLQNKSNLIQELLLQVGSSEHPSLYLTELAIVRFQIIKRTVIVFRELFHRDHDKLSSILVSWCSHEVEKHFNLVSKQLLNGDKLSPDAIRYSRKQIDDLKTVGLDFVYKLDEFIKNNINKLG, from the coding sequence ATGGTTGATTTCTCTCTTCGAAAGACTAGGAACTATTGGAAGGGTTCCAATAGTTCCTCTAAGCAAAACAGTGAAGTATCTTTAAAGAACGCcgaaaagaagaagcctGTAACTAATCCTTATGCTAATCTAACTGTACCAAACGCGGCCAACCTACCTACTTTGGATGCCAAGGAGAGGAATAAGGCAGCATCGTCTATGCAAAGGAGATTGTCGATACATACTGCAAATTATACAGCGCCCAATTTGGATTATTCAATGCCATTACCCTCTTCTAATCTAATTGACCAAGCAATGGGTGATGAGCAACCCACAGGGAAGGTGCCTGCTATCAATGTAGATGATGAATACGGACAGAGAAATGGACACTCTAGATCAGCTACGCCAACGGACAACGAAACGTCAAGACGGCCTGAAACGTTAAGACCCCCTGAGTTGAATAGAAAGAGATTGGGTGGAAGTGGGTCATCAGCGCCTTCGGGATCTTCAAGAATGACCATGGTAGCCCCACTTAACCCTCTATCTCCATATGCCAATCTATTTCATCCAGCATCGTTAAGAAAAATCCTATCGGATCCACAATTTAGTGCGAAGAAATTTATACATGAACGATTAAGTGAAGCCAGCGCTGTGGACATAGATCTGTTCACATCTAATCTAACTGAATTATCAACAGATgtacaagaagaagttaagagaaatatttataaatcaTACAATGAAATCATCACTGTAAATAATGATCTTCATGAAGCTAGTGCAGAATTGAAACAATTAAGGTCTAGTATTAGTGAGCTAACCAAGGTTACAGACCAATTTGTCACAGTTGCGAAATCGAGAATACAAATGGACGAACAACAAAAGATGTTGCATACACAAAGACCTTCTTCACCTCAAAAGACACAATCGAGCTCTCTGTTACCACCAGTTTCTTCTGATATTAATGGCACAAATCCTAAGCGCGATAGAACTAGTGTGATGATTCTAGAGAAAATGTGGGACACACAACTAGCGACGTTATACAAGAATGTGGAGGGTGCACAAAAGCATCTTGGCCCAGCTTCTAATAGGCACCTGTTGATAGAATCTTCAGATTGGACTGAGCTCAATATTTCAACACAGAAGCCTTTACAGACAGTTCaactttatattttgaatgaTGCCGTTTTAGTTGCAGGAAAGACTAAGAATAAGCAGCATGAACTAATAGTAAGTCAATGTTGTCCTATTAGAGATGTAACAATTTCAACTGACAGGGAATATCGAACAAAATTAATGTTCAATTTCGGTAATTCCAATACATGTTTATATGAAACAAGAGATATAAATGAATGCATGCGTGTCTTAGATGCTTTCAGGAAAGCGAAGGATGATTTAAGAGATATTACAGAGAATGAAAAGGAGAACTCCAAGAGGATAAAGGAGTCGCTGGTTTACTTACAGAACACTCAGCAAACCCCAGGTCGGGAGGGCTCTAAAAGTCCAgcaaaaagaagaagtatGGGACTGTCGCCATCGTCAGCATCAAGACCACTATCTGCTTCTATGGATCAATTCATTTTACAAAATCTAAGTATTTCGGTCCACTCAAGATCAAAATCTCATGACTGGAGCTCTTTGTCCCATAAATTTAAATTGGTGGATAATCTCATTGAGGAGGTCGATATAGATCTTGCAAGACTAAAGTTCGATAGTGCGGTGAATACTTTGTTGGAAGCAGAAAGTCAGCTTGCGACCATGAAAGATCCCACAAAGGAGGAGGATGCCATAATATTAAATGTTCTTACATTAAAACTAGATCAAAGAAGGGATGATATTTTGACAAAAGTTACACAAAGGAATCTCTTTATCAATGAAATTGCACATCTGCGAGAAGGTGTGAAGACTCTAATCAGGCTTGGGCTTCCTGAGGCAGGACTGGATTTATTATTGCAAAACAAGTCTAATCTTATTCAGGAGTTGTTGTTACAGGTTGGATCGTCAGAACATCCATCGCTTTATTTGACTGAGCTTGCTATCGTTCGATTCCAGATTATAAAACGTACAGTAATCGTGTTCCGTGAATTGTTCCATAGAGACCACGACAAgttatcatcaatattggTCAGTTGGTGTAGTCACGAGGTAGAGAAACACTTCAATCTGGTCAGCAAGCAGTTACTGAACGGGGATAAACTTTCACCAGATGCAATTAGATACTCCAGGAAGCAGATTGATGACTTGAAAACAGTCGGCCTGGACTTCGTCTACAAGCTAGACGagtttatcaaaaataacatCAATAAGCTGGGCTAG
- the SIF2 gene encoding Sif2p (CAGL0K12188g~Ortholog(s) have role in filamentous growth of a population of unicellular organisms, histone deacetylation and negative regulation of chromatin silencing at telomere, more): MSITSEELNYLIWRYLQETGNELSALALQEETRVLEFEKNYKENIPVGTLVNLVQRGILYTESELLVHPNGKVKPIDENHFSENFNLVQALQIDKEKYPALVSKGRFELEKLGREDSNELESTESAGVSADHTENDVRMDQDHDEEEVFAKTLNEIFKLGKAVCLQWNPVSSNILAIGEHDSTAKLIELETTTTDDQIKLIEKTIHELRHPFATSATTGKITNQLTCLSWAHDGDSIATGVENGELRLWNKEGKLQNVFNFHKSPIIAIHWNSSNTHFISTDADNITILWDVNSGVVLQHFESKANQINGNNNNNSNQMFGVDTVWVDTDKFVIPGPGGNLLVYTMSDSRPIGKLVGHRGTISQLEFNSETKLLASAADDNTIRVWHGGNGNSIHCFYGHTQTIVSLKWVNNDMLISASMDGSVKLWDCGKKLQEITGNLIAETIVDGVPIFAGAISDDRERYAAGFMDGQVTVFNLAALLKRYSKGKKHKNHVMSIPICGDFQSAHSDDSVFDLSWKEDRLAIAYSINEGAIVQ, from the coding sequence ATGAGTATTACAAGTGAGGAACTAAACTATCTGATATGGAGGTATTTGCAGGAAACGGGCAACGAACTTAGTGCTTTAGCATTGCAAGAAGAGACTCGAGTGCTTGAGtttgaaaagaattataaagaaaatataccAGTTGGAACTTTGGTTAATTTAGTTCAACGAGGCATATTATATACAGAGAGCGAATTGCTAGTACATCCAAACGGTAAGGTGAAGCCCATAGATGAGAATCACTTCTCTGAGAACTTCAATCTTGTTCAGGCATTACAGATAGATAAGGAGAAATATCCCGCATTGGTTTCCAAGGGTAGATTTGAGCTTGAGAAATTAGGCCGAGAAGATAGTAATGAATTAGAATCTACAGAGTCAGCTGGTGTCAGTGCTGATCATACCGAAAATGATGTGAGGATGGACCAGGATcacgatgaagaagaagtgtTTGCTAAGACACTCAatgaaatattcaaattggGCAAAGCTGTTTGTTTACAATGGAATCCTGTATCTTCAAATATCTTGGCAATTGGTGAACACGACTCAACCGCCAAGCTAATAGAGCTAGAAACAACAACTACAGATGACCAAATAAAACTAATAGAAAAGACAATTCATGAACTAAGGCATCCGTTTGCTACAAGTGCGACTACCGGTAAAATAACTAATCAACTCACTTGCTTATCATGGGCACATGATGGCGACTCTATTGCCACTGGTGTAGAAAATGGTGAGCTAAGACTATGGAATAAAGAAGGTAAGCTACAGAATGTTTTTAATTTTCATAAATCTCCTATTATTGCGATACACTGGAATAGTTCCAACACTCATTTTATTTCGACTGATGCTGATAACATTACAATCCTGTGGGATGTAAACAGCGGCGTTGTTCTGCAGCATTTTGAATCGAAGGCTAACCAAATCAATggcaacaacaataataatagtaatcaAATGTTTGGTGTTGACACTGTATGGGTCGACACAGACAAGTTTGTAATTCCCGGCCCCGGTGGGAACCTGCTTGTATATACAATGAGTGATTCAAGACCTATAGGGAAACTTGTTGGACATCGTGGAACAATCAGTCAACTTGAATTCAACAGCGAAACAAAATTGCTGGCTAGTGCTGCAGATGATAACACTATAAGGGTATGGCATGGTGGTAATGGTAATTCCATACATTGTTTTTATGGTCATACGCAAACTATTGTGTCACTGAAGTGGGTAAATAACGATATGCTGATTTCAGCATCGATGGACGGTTCCGTCAAATTATGGGACTGCGGGAAAAAGCTACAGGAAATCACTGGAAATCTGATAGCGGAAACTATTGTCGATGGTGTTCCAATATTTGCAGGCGCAATAAGCGATGATCGAGAAAGATATGCTGCTGGCTTTATGGATGGACAGGTGACAGTGTTTAACTTAGCAGCTTTGTTGAAGCGTTACAGTAAGGGGAAAAAGCACAAGAATCACGTCATGTCAATTCCAATATGTGGTGATTTCCAATCTGCGCATAGTGATGACTCAGTGTTCGATCTGTCCTGGAAGGAAGATAGGCTCGCAATTGCATACTCTATCAATGAAGGTGCCATCGTACAATGA
- the YMC2 gene encoding organic acid transporter (CAGL0K12210g~Ortholog(s) have organic acid transmembrane transporter activity, role in mitochondrial transport, transmembrane transport and mitochondrion localization) — protein sequence MSEEFPTPQLLNELEDVPPPTPYGRVVKDIFAGTMGGVAQVLVGQPFDTTKVRLQTSKTKIGVIEVVQNLLRNEGALAFYKGMLTPLLGVGICVSVQFGVNESMKRFFAAYNADRVDPQKHVPLPLHQYYLCGLTGGVVNSFLAAPIEHVRIRLQTQTSQGNERQFKGPFDCIKKLAKAKALMRGLLPTMIRAGHGLGTYFAAYEALVVKEFEKGTPRNQIPAWKLCSFGALSGTILWLTVYPVDVVKSVLQTDSIENPKYKNSIIKATRALYKQHGIPAFFKGFVPTMIRAAPANAATFVSFEMTMRVLG from the coding sequence ATGTCTGAAGAATTCCCAACTCCACAACTGCTGAACGAATTGGAAGATGTCCCTCCACCAACACCATATGGGCGTGTTGTCAAAGATATATTCGCTGGTACTATGGGTGGTGTTGCGCAGGTGCTAGTGGGCCAGCCTTTTGATACCACTAAAGTCCGACTGCAAACATCAAAGACAAAAATTGGTGTGATAGAAGTTGTTCAAAATTTGCTTAGAAATGAAGGTGCTTTAGCATTTTATAAAGGTATGTTGACACCACTTCTAGGTGTTGGTATATGTGTATCGGTACAATTTGGGGTGAACGAATCCATGAAAAGGTTCTTTGCTGCCTATAATGCAGATCGAGTAGATCCGCAGAAACATGTACCTCTACCTTTGCACCAATACTACCTCTGTGGTTTGACAGGTGGTGTGGTAAATTCATTTTTAGCAGCACCAATTGAGCACGTCAGAATAAGATTGCAAACGCAAACAAGTCAAGGCAATGAGAGACAATTCAAGGGCCCATTCGACTGTATAAAAAAACTTGCCAAAGCAAAAGCATTAATGAGAGGATTACTGCCAACTATGATCAGAGCAGGCCATGGTTTAGGTACATATTTTGCTGCATATGAGGCGTTGGTTGtcaaagaatttgaaaaaggtACACCAAGAAATCAGATCCCAGCTTGGAAACTTTGTTCCTTTGGTGCGTTGTCAGGTACAATCTTGTGGTTAACGGTATATCCAGTCGATGTTGTTAAATCGGTGCTACAGACAGATAGTATCGAAAATCctaaatataaaaattcaattatCAAAGCAACTAGAGCCCTGTACAAGCAACATGGAATACCTGCTTTCTTTAAAGGATTTGTGCCTACTATGATTAGGGCCGCACCTGCTAACGCAGCCACATTCGTGTCATTCGAAATGACAATGAGGGTATTGGGCTAA